The Burkholderia lata genome contains a region encoding:
- the mrdA gene encoding penicillin-binding protein 2, which yields MTEFNDTQQQLSKFRLRVAAAGVFVFVCFGLLASRFFYLQLMQHGKYALQAEENRISVAPIVPNRGIITDRNGVILAKNYSAYTLEITPSKLDDTLDNTIDKLSEIIPIDARDRRRFKKLQEDSKNFESLPIRTRLTDAEVARFTAQRFRFPGVDVRARLFRQYPLGTTAAHVIGYIGRISKRDQDRIDAMSDDNDSDQENYDPRRDANNYKGTDYIGKIGVEQSYETELHGLTGFEEVEVTAGGRPVRTLSRTQATPGNNLVLSLDIGLQQVAEQAFAGKRGALVAIEPKTGDVLAFVSSPSFDPNSFVDGIDQQTWDELNNSTDKPLLNRPLHGTYPPGSTYKPFMALAGLTLGKRTPGWGFQDPGYFTFGGHTFRNDVRSGQGWVDMNKAIMVSNDTYFYMLARDLGVNSIANFMKPFGFGQITGIDIQGEARGILPSTDWKKKAFKKAAQQKWFDGETISLGIGQGYNSFTILQLAHATATLANNGVVMKPHLVKEVEDPISRGRHLTVPKESEVIPLKQADIDVVKRGMENVIENPSGTAYKVFRGAPYLAAGKTGTAQVFSLQGSNYKGHLLAEHLRDHALFIAYAPVDHPQIAVALVVENGGWGAQAAGPIARRVLDFYLIDRQKPENEAAAVAAAASATEPINAPVIGDANKPAGVAAGFTALPQPVVPTAASAAEAASAAAASEASAAAAASAATAANASAAAPRAASLPPIRRPHRPRRPASDAQPLVATPRDDNHRATAPAKAADAGTAH from the coding sequence ATGACCGAATTCAACGACACCCAACAGCAGCTCTCGAAGTTCCGCCTGCGCGTCGCGGCGGCGGGCGTGTTCGTGTTCGTCTGCTTCGGGCTGCTCGCGAGCCGTTTCTTCTACCTGCAGTTGATGCAGCACGGCAAATACGCGCTGCAGGCCGAGGAAAACCGCATCTCCGTCGCGCCGATCGTGCCGAACCGCGGGATCATCACCGACCGCAACGGCGTGATCCTCGCGAAGAACTATTCGGCCTATACGCTCGAGATCACGCCGTCGAAGCTCGACGACACGCTCGACAACACGATCGACAAGCTGTCCGAGATCATCCCGATCGACGCGCGCGACCGCCGCCGCTTCAAGAAGCTGCAGGAAGACTCGAAGAACTTCGAGAGCCTGCCGATCCGCACCCGGCTCACCGACGCCGAAGTCGCGCGCTTCACCGCGCAGCGCTTCCGCTTCCCCGGCGTCGACGTGCGCGCGCGGCTGTTCCGGCAATATCCGCTCGGCACGACGGCCGCGCACGTGATCGGCTACATCGGCCGGATCTCGAAGCGCGACCAGGATCGCATCGACGCGATGAGCGACGACAACGACAGCGATCAGGAAAACTACGATCCGCGCCGCGACGCGAACAACTACAAGGGCACCGACTACATCGGCAAGATCGGCGTCGAGCAGAGCTACGAGACCGAGCTGCACGGGCTGACGGGCTTCGAGGAAGTCGAGGTGACGGCCGGCGGCCGGCCGGTACGCACGCTGTCGCGCACGCAGGCGACGCCCGGCAACAACCTCGTGCTGTCGCTCGACATCGGGCTGCAGCAGGTCGCCGAGCAGGCGTTCGCCGGCAAGCGCGGCGCGCTGGTCGCGATCGAGCCGAAGACGGGCGACGTGCTCGCGTTCGTGTCGTCGCCGAGCTTCGACCCGAACTCGTTCGTCGACGGCATCGACCAGCAGACCTGGGACGAGCTGAACAACTCGACCGACAAGCCGCTCCTGAACCGCCCGCTGCACGGCACCTACCCGCCCGGCTCGACGTACAAGCCGTTCATGGCGCTCGCCGGCCTGACGCTCGGCAAGCGCACGCCGGGCTGGGGCTTCCAGGATCCCGGCTACTTCACGTTCGGCGGCCACACGTTCCGCAACGACGTGCGCTCGGGCCAGGGCTGGGTCGACATGAACAAGGCGATCATGGTGTCGAACGACACCTACTTCTACATGCTCGCGCGCGATCTCGGCGTGAACTCGATCGCGAACTTCATGAAGCCGTTCGGCTTCGGCCAGATCACCGGGATCGACATCCAGGGCGAAGCGCGCGGGATCCTGCCGTCGACCGACTGGAAGAAGAAGGCGTTCAAGAAGGCCGCGCAGCAGAAGTGGTTCGACGGCGAGACGATCAGCCTCGGGATCGGCCAGGGCTACAACTCGTTCACGATCCTGCAGCTCGCGCACGCGACCGCGACGCTCGCGAACAACGGCGTCGTGATGAAGCCTCACCTCGTGAAGGAAGTCGAGGATCCGATCTCGCGCGGGCGCCACCTGACCGTGCCGAAGGAAAGCGAAGTGATCCCGCTCAAGCAGGCCGACATCGACGTCGTGAAGCGCGGGATGGAGAACGTGATCGAGAACCCGTCCGGCACCGCGTACAAGGTGTTCCGCGGCGCGCCGTACCTCGCCGCCGGCAAGACCGGTACCGCACAGGTGTTCTCGCTGCAAGGCTCCAACTACAAGGGCCACCTGCTCGCCGAGCACCTGCGCGACCACGCGCTGTTCATCGCGTACGCGCCGGTCGACCATCCGCAGATCGCCGTCGCGCTGGTCGTCGAGAACGGCGGCTGGGGGGCGCAGGCCGCCGGCCCGATCGCGCGCCGCGTGCTCGACTTCTACCTCATCGACCGCCAGAAACCGGAGAACGAGGCCGCGGCCGTGGCTGCCGCGGCGTCGGCGACCGAACCGATCAACGCGCCGGTGATCGGCGACGCGAACAAGCCTGCTGGCGTCGCGGCTGGCTTCACGGCGCTGCCGCAGCCGGTCGTGCCGACCGCGGCCAGCGCGGCGGAAGCGGCATCGGCCGCAGCGGCCTCCGAAGCGTCGGCTGCCGCCGCCGCGAGCGCTGCCACGGCGGCCAATGCCAGTGCCGCTGCGCCAAGGGCCGCGAGCCTGCCGCCGATCCGGCGCCCGCACCGGCCACGCCGGCCCGCCAGCGACGCGCAGCCGCTCGTCGCCACGCCGCGCGACGACAATCACCGTGCCACGGCCCCCGCGAAGGCGGCGGACGCCGGCACCGCTCATTAA
- the mreD gene encoding rod shape-determining protein MreD — protein sequence MNRPQYILQPVNPYFIVFSLAAAFLLNLMPWGRLPGVPDFVALVLLFWNIHQPRKVGMGVAFALGILMDVHDAGLLGEHALAYTLLSYGAITIHRRVLWMPIGVQVLYVTPLLVVAQLVPFVIRLVMGAAFPGWRYLVDGFVEAALWPIASHLLLMPQRRPVDPDDTRPI from the coding sequence ATGAATCGCCCGCAATACATCCTGCAGCCGGTCAATCCGTACTTCATCGTCTTCAGCCTCGCCGCCGCGTTCCTGCTGAACCTGATGCCGTGGGGCCGCCTGCCCGGCGTGCCCGACTTCGTCGCGCTCGTGCTGCTGTTCTGGAACATCCACCAGCCGCGCAAGGTCGGGATGGGCGTCGCGTTCGCGCTCGGCATCCTGATGGACGTGCATGACGCGGGGCTGCTCGGCGAGCATGCGCTCGCCTATACGCTGCTGTCGTACGGCGCGATCACGATCCACCGCCGCGTGCTGTGGATGCCGATCGGCGTGCAGGTGCTGTACGTCACGCCGCTGCTGGTCGTCGCGCAGCTCGTCCCGTTCGTGATCCGCCTCGTGATGGGCGCCGCGTTCCCGGGCTGGCGCTATCTGGTCGACGGCTTCGTCGAGGCCGCGCTGTGGCCGATCGCGAGCCACCTGCTGCTGATGCCGCAACGCCGCCCGGTCGATCCGGACGATACGCGCCCTATCTGA
- the mreC gene encoding rod shape-determining protein MreC codes for MEYSPPPLFKQGPPALARLIFFVALAIALLVSDARFSTLEIVRGVLGTVLYPLQRAALVPRDLFMGAADIAVTGASLRHENDDLRKRNLQLSTQANQAAVLTQENAHLRAVLELRQHIATQSTPAEIQYDTSDPFTQKIVIGQGSQQGIQNGAPVVSENGVVGQVTRVFPLQSEVTLVTDRDLAIPVQVLRTGLRSVIYGTPKGDSLDLRFVPTSADLVVGDELVTSGLDGVYPPGLPVAKVVRVDKLADTAFARVTCAPIAAVRGARQMLVLHYQHDIPPRPAEPDPAADKNAKGKKGAKAAAKGEKADKADANAKPAAAAQPGAKPAPAAPAAPAKPAATPAKPAAGQTGAQR; via the coding sequence ATGGAATACAGTCCGCCGCCCCTCTTCAAGCAAGGTCCGCCCGCGCTCGCGCGGCTCATCTTCTTCGTTGCCCTCGCCATCGCGCTCCTCGTCTCGGACGCGCGCTTCAGCACGCTCGAAATCGTCCGCGGCGTGCTCGGCACCGTGCTCTACCCGCTGCAGCGCGCCGCGCTCGTGCCGCGCGACCTGTTCATGGGCGCGGCCGACATCGCCGTCACCGGTGCCTCGCTGCGCCACGAGAACGACGACCTCCGCAAGCGCAACCTGCAGTTGTCCACGCAAGCCAACCAGGCCGCCGTGCTCACGCAGGAGAACGCGCACCTGCGCGCGGTGCTCGAGCTGCGCCAGCACATCGCGACGCAATCGACGCCGGCCGAAATCCAGTACGACACGAGCGATCCGTTCACGCAGAAGATCGTGATCGGCCAGGGGTCGCAGCAGGGCATCCAGAACGGCGCGCCCGTCGTCAGCGAGAACGGCGTGGTCGGCCAGGTCACGCGCGTGTTCCCGCTCCAGTCCGAAGTCACGCTGGTCACCGACCGCGATCTCGCGATTCCCGTGCAGGTGCTGCGCACCGGCCTGCGCAGCGTGATCTACGGCACGCCGAAGGGCGATTCGCTCGACCTGCGCTTCGTGCCGACGAGCGCGGATCTCGTCGTCGGCGACGAGCTCGTCACGAGCGGCCTCGACGGCGTCTACCCGCCCGGCCTGCCGGTCGCGAAGGTCGTGCGCGTCGACAAGCTCGCCGATACGGCGTTCGCACGCGTGACCTGCGCGCCGATCGCCGCCGTACGCGGCGCGCGCCAGATGCTCGTGCTGCATTACCAGCACGACATCCCGCCGCGCCCCGCCGAGCCCGATCCGGCCGCCGACAAGAATGCGAAGGGCAAGAAGGGCGCGAAGGCCGCCGCCAAGGGCGAGAAGGCCGACAAGGCTGACGCGAATGCGAAGCCGGCCGCCGCGGCCCAGCCTGGCGCGAAGCCCGCGCCGGCGGCACCGGCCGCTCCGGCCAAGCCCGCCGCCACGCCCGCGAAACCCGCGGCCGGGCAAACAGGAGCCCAGCGATGA
- a CDS encoding rod shape-determining protein: protein MFGFLRSYFSNDLAIDLGTANTLIYMRGKGIVLDEPSVVSIRQEGGPNGKKTIQAVGKEAKQMLGKVPGNIEAIRPMKDGVIADFTVTEQMIKQFIKTAHESRMFSPSPRIIICVPCGSTQVERRAIKEAAHGAGASQVYLIEEPMAAAIGAGLPVSEATGSMVVDIGGGTTEVGVISLGGIVYKGSVRVGGDKFDEAIVNYIRRNYGMLIGEQTAEAIKKEIGSAFPGSEVKEMEVKGRNLSEGIPRSFTISSNEILEALTDPLNQIVSSVKIALEQTPPELGADIAERGMMLTGGGALLRDLDRLLAEETGLPVLVAEDPLTCVVRGSGMALERMDKLGSIFSYE from the coding sequence ATGTTCGGTTTTTTGCGCAGCTACTTCTCCAACGATCTCGCGATCGACCTCGGCACCGCAAACACCCTGATCTACATGCGCGGCAAGGGCATCGTGCTCGATGAGCCGTCCGTCGTGTCGATCCGCCAGGAAGGCGGCCCCAACGGCAAGAAGACCATCCAGGCAGTCGGTAAGGAAGCCAAGCAGATGCTCGGCAAGGTGCCGGGCAACATCGAGGCGATCCGCCCGATGAAGGACGGCGTGATCGCCGACTTCACCGTCACCGAGCAGATGATCAAGCAGTTCATCAAGACGGCCCACGAGTCGCGCATGTTCTCGCCGTCGCCGCGCATCATCATCTGCGTGCCGTGCGGCTCGACCCAGGTCGAGCGCCGCGCGATCAAGGAAGCCGCGCACGGCGCCGGCGCATCGCAGGTCTACCTGATCGAAGAGCCGATGGCCGCTGCGATCGGCGCGGGCCTGCCGGTGTCGGAAGCCACCGGCTCGATGGTCGTCGACATTGGCGGCGGCACGACGGAAGTCGGCGTGATCTCGCTCGGCGGCATCGTGTACAAGGGTTCGGTGCGCGTCGGCGGCGACAAGTTCGACGAGGCGATCGTCAACTACATCCGCCGCAACTACGGGATGCTGATCGGCGAACAGACCGCCGAAGCGATCAAGAAGGAAATCGGCTCCGCGTTCCCGGGCTCCGAAGTCAAGGAAATGGAAGTGAAGGGCCGCAACCTGTCGGAAGGCATTCCGCGCAGCTTCACGATCTCCAGCAACGAAATCCTCGAAGCGCTGACCGATCCGCTGAACCAGATCGTGTCGTCGGTGAAGATCGCGCTCGAACAGACGCCGCCGGAACTCGGCGCCGACATCGCCGAACGCGGGATGATGCTGACGGGCGGCGGCGCACTGCTGCGCGATCTCGATCGCCTGCTGGCGGAAGAAACCGGCCTGCCGGTGCTCGTCGCGGAAGATCCGCTCACCTGTGTCGTGCGCGGTTCGGGCATGGCGCTCGAGCGCATGGACAAGCTGGGCAGCATCTTCTCGTACGAGTGA
- the gatB gene encoding Asp-tRNA(Asn)/Glu-tRNA(Gln) amidotransferase subunit GatB has protein sequence MATQWEVVIGLETHAQLSTVSKIFSGASTQFGAEPNTQACPVDLALPGVLPVLNRGAVERAIRFGLAIGSTIAPRSIFARKNYFYPDLPKGYQISQYEIPVVQGGQITIQVPANEKAGKDAYEKTVNLTRAHLEEDAGKSLHEDFAGMTGIDLNRAGTPLLEIVTEPEMRSAAEAVAYAKALHGLVVWLGICDGNMQEGSFRCDANVSVRPIGQEKFGTRAEIKNLNSFRFLEEAINFEVRRQIELIEDGGEVVQETRLYDPDKRETRSMRSKEDAHDYRYFPDPDLMPLVIGQDWIERVQSGMPELPAAMQQRFADEYGVSAYDAGVLTSSKAMAAYFEAVVAKAGTANAKIAANWLMGDVSSQLNRDGIEIDAIPVSAAQLALVLQRIADGTISNKIAKEIFTTIWDEKADDEGAADRIIDAKGLKQISDTGALEAIIDEVLAANAKSVEEFRAGKEKAFNALIGQAMKATKGKANPQQVNELLKKKLG, from the coding sequence ATGGCAACTCAATGGGAAGTCGTCATCGGTCTCGAGACGCACGCGCAACTGTCGACCGTCTCGAAGATTTTCTCGGGCGCGTCGACGCAGTTCGGCGCCGAGCCGAACACGCAGGCCTGCCCGGTCGACCTGGCGCTGCCGGGCGTGCTGCCGGTGCTGAACCGCGGTGCGGTCGAACGCGCGATTCGCTTCGGCCTCGCGATTGGCTCGACCATCGCGCCGCGCAGCATCTTCGCGCGCAAGAATTATTTCTACCCCGATCTGCCGAAGGGCTATCAGATCAGCCAGTACGAGATTCCGGTCGTGCAGGGCGGCCAGATCACGATCCAGGTGCCTGCCAACGAAAAGGCCGGCAAGGACGCGTACGAAAAGACCGTCAACCTGACCCGCGCGCACCTCGAGGAAGATGCGGGCAAGTCGCTGCATGAAGACTTCGCCGGGATGACGGGGATCGACCTGAACCGTGCGGGCACGCCGCTGCTCGAGATCGTCACCGAGCCGGAAATGCGCAGCGCGGCCGAGGCCGTGGCCTACGCGAAGGCGCTGCACGGGCTCGTCGTGTGGCTCGGCATCTGCGACGGCAACATGCAGGAAGGCTCGTTCCGCTGCGACGCGAACGTGTCGGTGCGCCCGATCGGCCAGGAGAAGTTCGGCACGCGCGCGGAAATCAAGAACCTGAACTCGTTCCGGTTCCTCGAGGAAGCGATCAATTTCGAAGTGCGTCGCCAGATCGAGCTGATCGAGGACGGCGGCGAAGTCGTCCAGGAAACGCGCCTCTACGATCCGGACAAGCGCGAGACGCGTTCGATGCGCAGCAAGGAAGACGCGCACGATTACCGCTACTTCCCCGACCCCGACCTGATGCCGCTCGTGATCGGCCAGGACTGGATCGAGCGCGTGCAGTCCGGGATGCCCGAGCTGCCGGCCGCGATGCAGCAGCGCTTCGCCGACGAATACGGCGTGTCCGCGTACGACGCGGGCGTGCTGACGTCGAGCAAGGCGATGGCCGCGTACTTCGAGGCCGTGGTCGCGAAGGCGGGCACCGCGAACGCGAAGATCGCCGCGAACTGGCTGATGGGCGACGTTTCGTCGCAGCTGAACCGCGACGGCATCGAGATCGACGCGATTCCGGTCTCGGCTGCGCAGCTCGCACTCGTGCTGCAGCGCATCGCCGACGGCACGATCTCGAACAAGATCGCGAAGGAAATCTTCACGACGATCTGGGACGAGAAGGCCGACGACGAAGGGGCGGCCGACCGCATCATCGACGCGAAGGGGCTGAAGCAGATCTCCGACACCGGCGCGCTGGAAGCGATCATCGACGAAGTGCTCGCGGCGAACGCGAAGTCGGTCGAGGAATTCCGCGCGGGCAAGGAGAAGGCGTTCAACGCGCTGATCGGCCAGGCGATGAAGGCGACCAAGGGCAAGGCCAATCCGCAGCAGGTCAACGAACTGCTGAAGAAGAAGCTCGGCTGA
- the gatC gene encoding Asp-tRNA(Asn)/Glu-tRNA(Gln) amidotransferase subunit GatC, with amino-acid sequence MALTLTDVKRIAHLARLEMADADAEHMLGQLNELFGLVEQMQAVDTAGIAPLAHPIEQIQEVAQRLREDAVTEVVNRDDNQRPAPAVQDGLYLVPKVIE; translated from the coding sequence ATGGCCCTGACCCTGACCGATGTGAAACGCATCGCGCACCTGGCGCGACTCGAAATGGCCGACGCCGACGCCGAGCACATGCTCGGCCAGCTCAATGAACTCTTCGGCCTCGTCGAGCAGATGCAGGCGGTCGACACCGCCGGCATCGCGCCGCTCGCCCACCCGATCGAACAGATCCAGGAAGTCGCGCAGCGCCTGCGCGAAGACGCCGTGACGGAAGTCGTCAATCGCGACGACAACCAGCGTCCGGCGCCGGCCGTCCAGGACGGCCTCTATCTTGTGCCGAAGGTGATCGAGTAA
- the gatA gene encoding Asp-tRNA(Asn)/Glu-tRNA(Gln) amidotransferase subunit GatA, with the protein MHAKSLTELRAALAAKECSAVELAQLYLKRIEAARDLNAFVHVDADLTLAQAKAADAELARGAGGALTGLPIAHKDVFVTRGWHSTAGSKMLANYESPFDATVVARLQAAGMVTLGKTNMDEFAMGSSNENSAFGAVKNPWDTNAVPGGSSGGSSAAVAARLAPAATGTDTGGSIRQPASFAGVTGIKPTYGRVSRYGMIAFASSLDQGGPMAQSASDCALLLNAMAGFDERDSTSLEREDEDFTRHLGQPWAAGNDAGKPLAGLRIGLPNEYFGDGLADDVRATIDAALKQYEALGATLVPVSLPKTELSIPVYYVIAPAEASSNLSRFDGVRFGHRAAQYGDLLDMYKKSRAEGFGPEVKRRILVGAYVLSHGYYDAYYLQAQKIRRIIANDFQEAFKSCDVIMGPASPTVAWDLGSKGDDPVQMYLADIYTLSVSLAGLPGMSVPCGFGAGANAKRPVGLQIIGNYFNEARMLQVADAFQRATDWHKQVPAGV; encoded by the coding sequence ATGCACGCAAAAAGCCTGACTGAACTGCGCGCCGCGCTCGCCGCCAAGGAATGCTCGGCCGTCGAGCTCGCGCAGCTCTACCTGAAACGGATCGAAGCCGCGCGCGACCTGAACGCGTTCGTCCACGTCGATGCCGATCTGACCCTCGCGCAGGCGAAAGCTGCCGACGCCGAGCTCGCGCGCGGCGCGGGCGGCGCGCTCACCGGCCTGCCGATCGCGCACAAGGATGTCTTCGTCACGCGCGGCTGGCACTCGACCGCCGGCTCGAAGATGCTCGCGAACTACGAGAGCCCGTTCGACGCGACCGTCGTCGCCCGCCTGCAGGCGGCCGGCATGGTCACGCTCGGCAAGACCAACATGGACGAGTTCGCGATGGGCTCGTCGAACGAGAATTCGGCGTTCGGCGCGGTGAAGAACCCGTGGGACACCAACGCGGTGCCGGGCGGCAGCTCGGGCGGCAGCTCGGCCGCCGTCGCCGCGCGCCTCGCGCCGGCCGCGACCGGCACCGACACCGGCGGCTCGATCCGCCAGCCCGCGTCGTTCGCGGGCGTGACGGGCATCAAGCCGACCTACGGCCGCGTGTCGCGCTACGGGATGATCGCGTTCGCGTCGTCGCTCGACCAGGGCGGCCCGATGGCGCAGAGCGCGTCCGACTGCGCGCTGCTGCTGAACGCGATGGCCGGCTTCGACGAGCGCGACTCGACGAGCCTCGAGCGCGAAGACGAAGACTTCACGCGCCACCTCGGCCAGCCGTGGGCGGCCGGCAACGATGCAGGCAAGCCGCTCGCGGGCCTGCGCATCGGCCTGCCGAACGAGTATTTCGGCGACGGCCTCGCCGACGACGTGCGCGCGACGATCGACGCGGCCCTGAAGCAGTATGAAGCGCTCGGCGCGACGCTCGTGCCCGTGTCGCTGCCCAAGACGGAACTGTCGATCCCCGTGTACTACGTGATCGCGCCGGCGGAAGCGTCGTCGAACCTGTCGCGTTTCGACGGCGTGCGCTTCGGCCACCGCGCCGCGCAGTACGGCGACCTGCTCGACATGTACAAGAAGTCGCGCGCGGAAGGCTTCGGCCCCGAGGTGAAGCGCCGGATTCTGGTCGGCGCGTACGTGCTGTCGCACGGCTACTACGACGCGTACTACCTGCAGGCGCAGAAGATCCGCCGCATCATCGCGAACGATTTCCAGGAAGCGTTCAAGTCCTGCGACGTGATCATGGGCCCGGCGTCGCCGACGGTCGCATGGGATCTCGGCTCGAAGGGTGACGATCCGGTGCAGATGTATCTCGCGGATATCTACACGCTGTCGGTGAGCCTCGCCGGCCTGCCCGGCATGAGCGTGCCGTGCGGCTTCGGTGCGGGCGCGAACGCGAAGCGCCCGGTCGGCCTGCAGATCATCGGCAACTATTTCAACGAAGCCCGGATGCTGCAGGTCGCGGACGCGTTCCAGCGCGCGACCGACTGGCACAAGCAAGTTCCGGCGGGGGTGTAA
- the rodA gene encoding rod shape-determining protein RodA — protein MQFDKRAWLDKIKQMFAGFDRPLALIVFLLLCVGIVTLYSAAIDMPGRVEDQLRNILLTFVLMWVIANIPPTTLMRFAVPLYTFGVALLVAVALFGMTKKGAKRWLNVGVVIQPSEILKIATPLMLAWYYQRREGGLRWYDFIAAFGILLVPVGLIAKQPDLGTGLLVFAAGFFVIYLAGLSFKLIVPVLVAGVIAVGSIAVFEERICQPEVQWPLMHDYQKHRVCTLLDPTSDPLGKGFHTIQAVIAIGSGGVLGKGYLKGTQAHLEFIPEKHTDFIFAVFSEEWGLAGGLVLLTLYMALIARGLYIAAQGATLFGRLLAGSLTLAFFVYAFVNIGMVSGVLPVVGVPLPFMSYGGTALTTLGIAIGMIMSVGRQRRLMKS, from the coding sequence ATGCAATTCGACAAGCGCGCCTGGCTCGACAAGATCAAGCAGATGTTCGCGGGCTTCGACCGCCCGCTCGCCCTCATCGTGTTCCTGCTGCTGTGCGTCGGCATCGTCACGCTGTACAGCGCGGCGATCGACATGCCGGGTCGCGTCGAGGACCAGTTGCGCAACATCCTGCTGACGTTCGTGCTGATGTGGGTGATCGCCAACATCCCGCCCACGACGCTGATGCGCTTCGCGGTCCCGCTCTACACGTTCGGAGTCGCGCTATTGGTCGCGGTCGCGTTGTTCGGGATGACCAAGAAGGGCGCGAAGCGCTGGCTGAACGTCGGCGTCGTGATCCAGCCGTCGGAAATCCTCAAGATCGCGACACCGCTGATGCTCGCGTGGTACTACCAGCGCCGCGAAGGCGGGCTGCGCTGGTACGACTTCATCGCCGCGTTCGGGATCCTGCTGGTACCGGTCGGGCTGATCGCGAAGCAGCCCGACCTCGGCACGGGCCTGCTCGTGTTCGCGGCCGGCTTCTTCGTGATCTATCTCGCCGGCCTGTCGTTCAAGCTGATCGTGCCGGTGCTCGTCGCGGGCGTGATCGCGGTCGGCTCGATCGCCGTGTTCGAAGAGCGCATCTGCCAGCCCGAAGTGCAGTGGCCGCTGATGCACGATTACCAGAAGCACCGCGTGTGTACGCTGCTCGATCCGACTTCCGACCCGCTCGGCAAGGGCTTCCACACGATCCAGGCCGTGATCGCGATCGGCTCGGGCGGCGTGCTCGGCAAGGGCTACCTGAAAGGCACGCAGGCGCACCTCGAATTCATTCCGGAGAAGCACACCGACTTCATCTTCGCGGTGTTCTCCGAGGAATGGGGGCTCGCCGGCGGGCTCGTGCTGCTGACGCTGTACATGGCGCTGATCGCGCGCGGGCTCTATATCGCCGCGCAGGGCGCGACACTGTTCGGCCGCCTGCTTGCGGGCTCGCTCACGCTCGCGTTCTTCGTCTACGCGTTCGTCAACATCGGGATGGTGAGCGGCGTGCTGCCGGTCGTCGGCGTGCCGCTGCCGTTCATGAGTTATGGCGGCACCGCGCTCACGACGCTCGGCATCGCGATCGGGATGATCATGAGCGTCGGGCGGCAGCGGCGGTTGATGAAGAGCTGA
- a CDS encoding polyphosphate kinase 2 family protein, with protein sequence MAKQPSLDDFRVPYSTREKEAAAFKLDAFDPAAKPFSSGSKDDDRERLSAVSTELDVQQERLHTQQKKRVLLVLQGMDTSGKDGTVRAVFREVDPLGLRVVPFKAPTPIEAAHDFLWRVHAQVPAAGELAIFNRSHYEDVLVPRVLDLIDAKECERRYRQIRDFETMLVENGTTIIKCFLHISKDEQRERLQARIDDPTKHWKFDISDLDARKHWDAYQSAYRDALAATSAEHAPWYVIPANSKTHRNVMIAELLLRTMTDMKLEFPPPKPELEGVKIR encoded by the coding sequence ATGGCGAAACAACCGTCGCTCGACGATTTCCGCGTGCCGTACAGCACGCGCGAGAAGGAAGCCGCAGCATTCAAGCTCGATGCGTTCGACCCGGCCGCGAAGCCGTTCTCGTCCGGTTCGAAGGACGACGACCGCGAACGGCTGTCGGCCGTGTCGACCGAGCTCGACGTGCAGCAGGAGCGCCTGCACACACAGCAGAAGAAGCGCGTGCTGCTCGTGCTGCAGGGGATGGACACCAGCGGCAAGGACGGCACCGTGCGCGCGGTGTTCCGCGAGGTCGATCCGCTCGGCCTGCGCGTCGTGCCGTTCAAGGCGCCCACGCCGATCGAGGCCGCGCACGACTTCCTGTGGCGCGTGCATGCGCAGGTGCCGGCCGCGGGCGAGCTCGCGATCTTCAACCGCAGCCACTATGAAGACGTGCTCGTGCCGCGCGTGCTCGACCTGATCGACGCGAAGGAATGCGAGCGCCGCTACCGGCAGATCCGCGATTTCGAGACGATGCTGGTCGAGAACGGCACGACGATCATCAAGTGCTTCCTGCACATCTCGAAGGACGAGCAGCGCGAGCGGCTGCAGGCGCGCATCGACGATCCGACCAAGCACTGGAAGTTCGACATCTCCGATCTCGACGCACGCAAGCACTGGGACGCGTACCAGTCCGCCTACCGCGACGCGCTCGCCGCGACGTCGGCCGAGCATGCGCCGTGGTATGTGATCCCGGCGAACTCGAAGACGCACCGCAATGTGATGATCGCCGAGCTGCTGCTGCGCACGATGACCGACATGAAGCTGGAATTCCCGCCGCCGAAGCCCGAGCTCGAAGGCGTGAAGATCCGCTAA